DNA from Castor canadensis chromosome 3, mCasCan1.hap1v2, whole genome shotgun sequence:
TCAATGACTTCTAAGAATCTGAGTTCAAGTATAGGATATATGCCTAAGATTTTAGGTCTACTATATTTATTATGAACATATATCATACTTAGTGTCGACTTGGCAAaacaaagtttttttaaaaagttttttgggGTTAATTTCCTAgcatttcaaaaaagaagaagaaaagcatgttaagcaagtgctctgccactgcacTTCACCCCAGTCCTAGTTGTCATAtctcattattttactttatttattttggcaatattggggtttgaactcaaggcctcacacttgttaggcaggcactctaccacttgagccactctactagccttttttgtgtgtgtgtgttgggttttttcgagatagggtctcatgtactatttgtcccagctggcttcaagccttgatcctccagatctctgcctcctgagtacctaggattataggcgttatccaccagcacccagcttattaGTTTACTTTAATTTGGAATACTTCAataacttttatattttgtgacactgactttttttctttttttgaggcaggttttgctgtgtaacccaggcttcattgaactcaagattctacttcctcagccttctgagtgctaggattataggtgtgcaccactgtactCTGCTTACatagacattttttaaagagtATAGTCCCCactgctcccccccaccccaccttagAATACTCATTTTGGATTTCCCTAAATTTTTCTCAGTATTAGATGTAGGTTATAGATTCTTGGCTGGAATACTTAATAGGTGATATGTCCTTCTCAAGGTATCACAGCTGGAGGGACACTTTGTCAATCTGTCCTTTATGGGCATTGTTAATTTATATTACCCAATCAAGATGTTTCCTAGTTTTTGCACTGTGTAATTATAATCCTTACAACTAATCAGCAACCTTTGGGGAGACACTTTAAAACTGTGCAAATAAAAAGCCAAGTGCTAggggcttatacctgtaatcctatctacttgggtggttgagatggggaggatcacagtttgaggccagcctgggcaaaaaaagttggcgagaccccatgtcaacaaaaAACTAggagtggtggcatgtgcctttcatcccagctacagtaaaatgggatcaaggtccaggctagcctgggcaaaaagcaagaccctatttccaaaatagccagagttaaaaaaaaaaaaagaagaaaagaaaaagaaaggctgggtgtgggctcaagtggtagagtgcccacctcacaaaccctagtacctcaaaacaaaaacaaacctgtgCAAATGTCCTCCTCTTCATCAAAAATTTCTCCTAAATGTAGCAGTGGTTGATGGTTCTTGTATTCTTGTATGATTCAAACTTTACTGTTATGGTTACAAAATGGTAATTTCTCAACTCCAGTCTCTAACCTTATTTACCAGTTGACACCTGGCATTTTATAAGAATGAGCTCTTACTTTCCTAGATTTTTTTTGACTAGCTTATTATTGGTGTGGACTTAGAaattactgtttttcattttttgttttttcagtagtCTGTTAGTGTACTTAATCATTTTGGTGTTCAGATTGTCTCAGATTTGAACAATTGGGAGTCTCTTCAAACTGACTCCTATGTCCTTATGACTAGCTTCTAtcactttgggggacattttattattttttggcacaATAAGATATTCTGGGATTATCTTGAACCTCTTCTGCACCGACCATGGAATCACTCATTTCTCTACTGCACTGTTCTTTTGGGGAGAGTGATATTTGAAATCACAATGTAGGCCAGGgattggtggtgcatgccttaatcctagcactcaaagctgaggtaggaggattgtgagttcaaggtcaccctAGACTATGTACCAAGACTCTCCCtcccggaaaaaaaaaaaaaagggagagagagataccATGATCTGAGCATTAGGAGGGTTGTTTCCTGCTGGAGTGCCTTTACTTTCTAAGATAACAGTTTACTGTACAGGTTTTTGTTAAATGTTTTAGTAACTTCATTTTTGGAGAGGCAGCTACTTAGTTAAATAGAATCTGTATCCTATAATAAAAAgttcatatataatatgtaagcaTAGAAGTCAGGGCATATCACATAATAGAGAAGTatgatatttcttatttttatttgaaaatggaatcattaaataaatagtagtataagaaaaaaagacggggttggggatttagctcagtggaagagcaaattgcctggcaagtgcaaggtcctgagttccatccccagcactgaaaaaaaaaaaggaaaaatagaaaaaaaaagcaaaggaaaaaaagacagtgGAAAGGTATCACAGATACTAGCTTTACTTGGAaatgtattgaaatatttttctacagatactttcttttctctgaaacaCAGCTCTCTACATAGTTATTACTCTCTACATGAGTTATTACAAATGTTCTTTTACCTAGCTTTGCATTTggtttgtctattttcttcagAGCTATAGAAGTTATTTCTAATACTTTCTAAAAACTTACTATACTCTTGTTTTTTAGGCTGTAAAAAGACATAATCTGACTAAAAGATGGCTTATGAAAATCATTGATGAAAGAGTAAGTTAAATTGTCCAAGTcttaaattttttctcctttttaatccTTAAGTTAATTATTCAGGGAGGAAAGGTTTAATACATGTATTAGTATTTTGGAGGAAGGAGATTTAGAGAACAACACTGTTTTATCCATACTCCATCTGTACATGCCACCCCCTCAGCTATGCTCCTTCACCTTGAGACAGATAGGCACTGAGTtgaagcatgtgtgtgtgcaactgCACTctactattttgttttttgcttgtgttttggcagtactggggtttgaactcatgatctcatgcttgctaggcaggtgctctcccacttgagccactctgccagccccttgtttatttttaaatggaaatttacGTACTTACACAAAAGTAGAGTGAATACTGTAATATACCTTAATATAGTATATGTGATATAGTATTTGTCACCTAGCTTTAACAGTGATTAGCACATGTCCAGTCTTGTTTCATTTATAATATGCTAACTCCCCCTCACTAATAcatgttgtatttttctttcttttcttttggtgggattgccgtttgaactcagggcttagtgcttacaaagcaaacactccaccacttgagtcccaTTgggttatttttaagtaaattgcAGACATATCATTTGACCTGCAAAGGGCATATGTTTCTTAAAAAGATAAAGGCTTTTCAAGAAGATAACCATAATACATGCCTTAAAAGATTACTAATATTCCTAGTATCATCTAATActcatatttatacatattccTTACATATAACATTTCTTACATATGTGGAGTGGATCTGGGTCCAGATAGTAGAGGGAATAAAGAAAATCTTCCAGTTCCAGTGAAGAAAACCCTGCACTAAATTCTTAGAACTGAGTTCTAGGCCCACCTGAGCCTGTTGGTTGCTCTGTGACCTGGCCTCACTTGTATAATCTTTCCAATGCATTGTTGGGTAAGTATCCTTATTGGCCTCATAGATATTACATACATTGTCATGAAAATGTAAGTTTACTTAGTTTATTTAGATAAAAATGTGTTCATAATCATAGACCAGtaataaaaaagccaaaaaaagataaatgatgaCCTCAGCATTCAACATAATTCCTCACTTGGCCTACAGAGTGAATTAGCACAaagaaaatccatttttaaagtgCTTTCTGTTTTTGCAAGGTAAAGGAAATTAGAGAACTCAAGACAGACACcttttttgtttaaagaaaagtAGCATTTAGCATTGTAAAGGAGACATATTTAAACGTAAATGACTAAGATCAAACATTGATCTACAGATTTCATGCAATCTTTATCAAAGTTCCAGCTTCCTTTTCTTGTAGAAATGCAAGGaacccagaatagccaaaataTTTCTGACAGAACCAAGTTAGAAGACTCATATTTCCTAATTGTGAAACTTAACTACAAAAGCTGTAATAATCAAGCTGTGTAGTAATGGCAAAGGATAGACataaatcaatggaatagaagGGAGAGTCCAGATATAAGCCCAAATATTTATAGTCAGTTGAGTGAAAAGTGTTCCAGGACAATTCAGTGGGGGGAAATAATAGCCTTTtaaacaaatagtgctgggacaGCTTGATagacacatgcaaaagaatgaatgtGGACTCCTTCCTCATACTGTATGTGAAAGTTAACAAGCAGTTCCAGGACCTAATGCAAGAGTTAAAACTAAAATTCTTTGGCAAGAACATAGGTGTAAATCTTTGTGGTTTGAGGTTAATGTAAAGGTTTCTTAGATATCAAAGACACAtgcaagaaaagggaaaaatagataaattggacttcctcaaaattaaaaacatcatgAAACTGAAAACccagagaatgggaaaaaatatttggagttACATATCTCAGGGACTAATATCTAAAATACtataattcaacaataaaaaagacaattcaatttaaaaattggtaAAGGATTCAAGTAGACTTTCTTCCATAGTACATGAACAAATGGCCAAAGATgggtaatgcaaatcaaaaccatgagatCACATGTAATTAGGataactataataaaaatgacaagtaATCCTAATCACACCCAGTAGAAtggctataattaaaaaaataaacaataacaagtACTGGTGAGAATGTGAAGAATTTGGAACCCTTCAtatgttggtggaaatgtaaaattgCAGTCAGGGGCCAGTGGTTCATATttataatcctagcgactcaggaggcaaaggtcaggaagatggtggtttaaagccagtctggacaaatagttcatgagctcttatctcgaaaatagcaaacacagaaaagggctggagcagtggctcaagtggtggagctcctgcctagcaggccctgagttcaaattccagttgcTCCAAAAAAAAGTGTATAGTTGTTGTGGAAAAACAGTTTGGCAGCTCTtccaaaagttaaacatagagttACTATAGATTCAGCTCAGTAAAGTCAGTGTCTCTTAACACCTTAGGCttcagaaagaattaaaattaagtcAACCCCATGTCTATGGTACATTTAGATTATTCCTGCATATTCGAGAGGCAATTTGTAAATATTGAGTATGTAagattttaatgttattttaatctTTATTGTCCTAAACAAATATGCTAAGTGATATTTTATTCTTAACTCTTTAGGGCTAACAtcttttctttatagaaaaattgaTAATTCAGCAaactatttgcattttctttaatgataggaaaaaaatttggatgacAAAGCATATCGTAATATCCAGGAACTTGAAAATTATGCTGAAAACACACAGAGCTCTCTTCTTTATTTAACATTAGAAATATTGGGTAAGTTGTTTTCCTATTTCATACATCGCTTTTCAAATAAAACACCATTCAGATTTCACTCTTTGCTTATTTGACAGTCTAACCAGATTAGCACTGAAAGTTTTCTTTGTATTATCCATAAagtaacaactttttttttaatagcaagaagggaaaaaaaaaatacatatatatatatatatattttttttttttttgtatggcaAAGTATTTCAAATACTCAGGCTCTCATAAAAATACTTTAGGTACCTTATGTGAATATTGCAGTTAATAATCTGGTAATTGCAAatggctttactttttttttattgtattagcTCTAGCAATTTAGAAGTCTTGTACCCTGACTTTTTCTTCCCTGTAAATAATACTCCCCAtgttgaaaaatgtattttgtgttcatttatGAACACAAAATAATGAGAAGTAGGGGAGAGGGGACAAGGGAGACCCAAGTAAGGAgttaatctaattaagatacattgtaagcacatatgtaaatatcacagtgtatcccttCTGTAcatttattatatgctaattaaaatgtaGAAGATACAAAACTGCACTTATAAAAGTTTTTatgagatttttctttaaaaattgtttcagataattcttttcctcttctgactTTGTCTTATTGTAATGAGATTATTTGagccaagaaaaaggaaatatatctTTTTGTCACCCCAAAACAGTACAGTATGAGTCCCCATTGAATGTCCCAGGTCTATTGTGCCTGCACCCCTGGTGACTTGTTTGCCATCGAAATGAAAGGAGGCTGCAAACAGAATGTTTCTCAAACATGCACTGAAAGTGAGGTTCTAGGACAgaggagaaaaaatagaagacTTCTAATGGGTTTCTGTTATAGCTGATTAAAATTCTACATGTGTTCTTGGTGTGCTAAAGTTTAAGGGAAAATGTCTCAAAAGTTGAGATTCGGATACCTAACTAATAGGAAAATGTTCAGCTTATCCTTGAGCCCCATTTTTCCCCTCATAAATcctgtttttcatatataaacaGAGGATAAACACCTATCTTTATGTGTTTAGGTGATTTCTCTATGTTATTTCTGTTGATTTGTTATGCACTTAAAATAGAGCAGCCTTGTTTGATTTCTAAAATCCTAGGTATAAAGGATCTTCATGCAGATCATGCCGCAAGTCACATCGGAAAAGCACAAGGCATTGTCACTTGCTTGAGAGCAACTCCCTATCATGGTAGCAGAAGGAAAGTATTCCTTCCCATGGATATCTGTATGCTGGTAAGGCAGTAATTGTACCTTCTAGCAATCCACCTCAGGAATACTGGGAGGGAAGTTGTTTCTTGATTCCTTGCTTTGTCTATTTCCAGTAACTATGAAAGGAATGCTCATTGCTTCCTGTAAATGGTCTTCCTCCTTTTGTCCTGGTTATCAAGTTAGAATTTTATTTGTCAGGCACAGTAGATCTCTGGAGGAGCTGTGAGCAAGAAGGTCCAGAAAACCTCATTTAATGTAGCATCATGTTAATGCTTTACTCCCTTCCAAGTAATTACAGTAACTACTCCTAGTAGGCACCTGGACCTGTTCTTTATTATATCTTATTGGAGGAAGTAATTCttttttagaaaatgtttatcagaactttttttttttttttttgtggtactggggtttgaacttagggcctacacctgagccactccacaagcccttttcactgggttttttctgagatagggtctcgtgaactgtttacTGAGGCTGGCTTAAAACTGATCCTCTCGatttctgccccctgagtagctaggtacCCAGCCAGAATTTTTGCTTTCTGTATGAGATCTTCATTGTCTGctgttttaaactttttgtgtttttgttttctgctctttctctgcatgcacacatacacacacacacgaatttAAAAAATAGGCATTAAATTGTATTACTTTTCTGTATCTGCTTTTCTTAAGCTATGTTAATTTTAAGTGTGCTAACAAAGTATTTTTTCTCACACAGCATGGTGTTTCACAAGAGGACTTTCTGCGGAAGAACAGAGATAAAAACATGAGAGATGTAATATATGACATTGCAAGCCAGGCACACTTACACCTAAAGCATGtaagaagccttttttttttttttgcctgatcaCTTAGGAAATTATTATTCCTAGATGTGGCTATTCCTATAGCACAGTTATGATATTCTCACCTTGACAGTCTTCATTCCATTTTTCATTGAGTTCTCAGTAGATTTACATCAGAGGTTGTTGTAAACCcttcctactttaaaaaaaaaaaatccccttccctccctcagcAGGTACTTTTATGATTAAGTAAAGTCTGAGCTTTCTCAGCTGACCTGCTCTGCTCCATGCAGAGTATCTCAAGGCTGCTATGTCTCTTCCCCCTTCCAGGTCTTCTCAGCAGTTCCCTACTGGTGTTTTCAGTTTGTCCCTTTTATCGTCTGGTTATAGTACAGCCTTATGAATTTACAAGCAGCCCATAGGCccatttgtttcttatttttctttcccagaaACTTGTTGAGTAAGTGATATCCATTCATTGTTACTTCAAGGCCTTTGTCACCCTGGCACCACTCATTCTGTTCTAATTTGCCTTCCTTTTTTGACACCACTgacacttttctttctccttgaaactttcttttctcccctcaatTCTCTGACTTGGCTTCTGAGGTACTGGTTCATGGTTCTCTTGTGTGCCACTTTAGTTGTGCTTCAAGGAGTTCATTCCTCATCTCTTCTCAAACTTTACCTTGTCTTCTGTTTGAGACTTGACACTGTTGACTGTCTGCCTCTTTCTTGGCACTGCCTGTGTCCTACATCTCTGTGACGCTATTCTTTAACTCCTATAACATTGTCTAGTTCAGTGGCTTCTGAGAGTTAACCTTCAGTGGACCTAAGACTTGGTCATTTATTGGCATCGCTCAGGGtctttctacttgtttttctgtttcttgtccTTTACCTGCCCCACTTTCCATAGTCAGTGTTCAGATGTCATCTTATCAGAAAGATATTTCCTGGCAACCTCATCTAAAATAACATTCATCCTTCCCATCACTTCGGTTCCCTTACCTGACTTAGAAATTTTTACTTCCTGATGTTAAAAGTTTATGTACTTATTGCTTCCTCACTTCATGGCACATAAGTGAGTTTGTTTGGTTCTGTGCTGTATTGTTCAGCATCTAAAGGGTCTGGTACATTATAGGCACTCATTTATtaatgaaacaatttaaaaattcacttcctTTGAATTTCTTAAAGATTCTGTACCTGCCATGACACAGGTATTTAAAATACATGGAACTCTAGATGAGCAATTACCTAAGGTAAAAACTAGCAGAGTTTTGTGTGAGATCTGAGAACACTGCAGAATGGCAGAAGCAGGAAAAGTCCTGGACCTGTGTGGAAGCTGAGTAGTCCCAGTGAGAGAGCATTTAAGGTGCCTGGGAAATATAAATTCTTAGGTCTCATTCCTTGGAGACTGGTACAGTAAACCTGAGAGAGGTCAggaattaatattttcaaattatttttaaatttaattttatttattttagagtgCTGGGTACATGCCTCATACATGGTAGGCGAACACTCTACCGTTTcatctacatccccagcctcaaaATGATTTTAAGTAGCCAGGTTTGATAACTTAATGATTTATTGGTCATATGAGATCCAGTCCTGGAAATTGGTTTGGAGTAGTGGATTGAAGAAAAATCGTGGAGCTTTATAGGCTTTGGAGAAGCAAAAGAACATGgtgggtgagaatgtaaactcTGAAACCAGAGCCTCCCTTTAATCTTAGCTCTGCCGTTTATTTACAAATTCTGTGATTATAACCTCACTGTgtcttgttttctcatttgtaaaagagGATCATATTTAGCCCCCAGCTCAAAGGATTATTTGGATACACAGGCTAACATACAGTTTATAACAGTGCCTGACTTATAGTAAATTAATTATAGAGCTTTCATCATCTCAAGTAAAGCAGGACATTAGTGGTGTGCAGTAGAAAACTGCCAGCAGTGTTGGAGACAAGAGATTGGGGGTTGAGAGATCCATAGGAGACTTACTTAGGAGAGGGGCAAGGTCATTTAGAGAGAGTACATGTTCTGtctgtgcatgtatgtatgtatgtatatgtgcacatacacacagaatGAGACTTGATAACTGGATGGCTGCAAGATCAGGAAGAAAATCAAGACTACACAGAGTTCAAGTATAGATGATGATGGTGCCAttcagagaaacaataaaaaataacagtGGTGTACTTGGTGCTAATCATTAGACTTTGGACTAGCTGCTGGACATAGTTGCATTTGAGGGTTTTTGAGGACATTTAGGGAGATGGACTATTGCGACTTTAAGAGGAGGTCAACATTGGAGAATAGATTTGGGAGTCACCCGAATAAAAGGATTATGGTTAAAGTTCTAAGTTTGGATATTGTTGCTCAAGGAGAGTACACATCTAGACAAGAAGACCAGGGATAGATCCTTGAGGCCTACTTCCATTTATCAGGTAAAAACCATTTattaggaagaagggaaaggaaagaataggAGAATTGGGAGTCAATGTCtagaaaaccaaagaagaaagggAGCATCAAAGTTTTGCATGCTACAAAGTGAAGAGAAAGATGACTATCATAGAGCAATTTTAGTAGACTATTGGGTGTAAAACCATAGTGTAACAAGTCAGGACGTGGAGATGGTATGTGCTCCTTCTAATATAAGGGACTATACAAATGAAGACCTGGAGACAAGACTGGATATGACAAATGCAGAATGAGGCATCAGCCTGAGTGGACCAGGTATTCATAGCCGAGAATAGTAGGAAATTAGATTGGATAGATGAGATTAAGGTAAAACGTGAAGGCCTTTGAATTCCATGATGAATACTTGAGACTTGATCACTCAGGAGTTGAGTTAAAGTAAAAATTAGAAGTGATTATGTGAGGGCATTAATTTGCCTATCTGTGGAATGAATTAAAGATTGGGaacacagaggcaggaagatcacttagGATCATCTGTTTATCTACATGAACATAAT
Protein-coding regions in this window:
- the Ndufaf6 gene encoding NADH dehydrogenase (ubiquinone) complex I, assembly factor 6 isoform X5, with the translated sequence MRMQFWKKAVEDIYCDNPPHQPVAIELWKAVKRHNLTKRWLMKIIDEREKNLDDKAYRNIQELENYAENTQSSLLYLTLEILGIKDLHADHAASHIGKAQGIVTCLRATPYHGSRRKVFLPMDICMLHGVSQEDFLRKNRDKNMRDVIYDIASQAHLHLKHARSFHKSIPVKAFPAFLQTVSLEDYLKKIQRVDFDIFHPSLQQKNTLLPLSLYIQAWRKRY
- the Ndufaf6 gene encoding NADH dehydrogenase (ubiquinone) complex I, assembly factor 6 isoform X4 gives rise to the protein MLLLCIYSLVHVLIQQVKDSVSEKTTGLMRMQFWKKAVEDIYCDNPPHQPVAIELWKAVKRHNLTKRWLMKIIDEREKNLDDKAYRNIQELENYAENTQSSLLYLTLEILGIKDLHADHAASHIGKAQGIVTCLRATPYHGSRRKVFLPMDICMLHGVSQEDFLRKNRDKNMRDVIYDIASQAHLHLKHARSFHKSIPVKAFPAFLQTVSLEDYLKKIQRVDFDIFHPSLQQKNTLLPLSLYIQAWRKRY
- the Ndufaf6 gene encoding NADH dehydrogenase (ubiquinone) complex I, assembly factor 6 isoform X6, which produces MKIIDEREKNLDDKAYRNIQELENYAENTQSSLLYLTLEILGIKDLHADHAASHIGKAQGIVTCLRATPYHGSRRKVFLPMDICMLHGVSQEDFLRKNRDKNMRDVIYDIASQAHLHLKHARSFHKSIPVKAFPAFLQTVSLEDYLKKIQRVDFDIFHPSLQQKNTLLPLSLYIQAWRKRY